The Mesorhizobium loti genome includes a region encoding these proteins:
- a CDS encoding neutral zinc metallopeptidase — protein MLWKGRRQSDNVEDDRSDSGGGGLGGGSPGQFRIPIGGRAGGGGSIFLVILVVLAGWYFGFDPSTILGGGDGGLLPGGGGQITDNSGGGQDSGATPANDEMKQFVATVLAETEDTWTGIFKSQGLTYEDPKLVLFSGQVRSACGFASAAAGPFYCPGDHKVYLDMTFFQQLDQQFGASGEFARAYVIAHEVGHHVQNLTGIMSKFNQMRQSMGEAEANQMSVRIELQADCFAGVWAHYTAQKGILEQGDIESALNAAKQIGDDTLQKKTQGYVVPESFNHGTSQQRQTWLARGYKSGKLSDCNTLSGPI, from the coding sequence ATGCTCTGGAAGGGCCGTCGTCAGAGTGACAATGTCGAGGACGACCGCAGCGACAGCGGCGGTGGCGGGCTCGGTGGCGGCAGCCCTGGTCAGTTCCGCATTCCGATCGGCGGCCGCGCCGGTGGCGGCGGCAGCATCTTCCTTGTCATCCTGGTGGTGCTGGCCGGATGGTATTTCGGCTTCGATCCGTCGACGATCCTGGGTGGCGGCGACGGCGGCCTGCTGCCGGGCGGCGGCGGCCAGATCACCGACAACAGCGGCGGTGGCCAGGACAGCGGCGCCACACCGGCCAATGACGAGATGAAGCAGTTCGTGGCTACCGTGCTGGCCGAGACCGAGGACACCTGGACCGGCATCTTCAAATCGCAGGGGCTGACCTATGAGGACCCGAAGCTGGTGCTGTTTTCCGGCCAGGTCCGCTCGGCCTGCGGCTTTGCCTCAGCGGCGGCCGGACCGTTCTACTGTCCCGGCGACCACAAGGTCTATCTCGACATGACCTTCTTCCAGCAACTCGACCAGCAGTTCGGCGCTTCGGGCGAATTCGCCCGCGCCTATGTGATCGCGCATGAGGTTGGCCACCACGTGCAGAACCTGACCGGTATCATGTCCAAGTTCAACCAGATGCGGCAAAGCATGGGCGAGGCCGAGGCCAACCAGATGTCGGTGCGCATCGAGCTTCAAGCCGACTGCTTCGCCGGCGTGTGGGCCCACTACACCGCGCAGAAGGGCATATTGGAGCAGGGCGACATCGAGAGCGCGCTGAATGCCGCCAAGCAGATCGGCGACGACACGCTGCAGAAGAAGACGCAAGGCTATGTCGTTCCGGAAAGCTTCAACCACGGCACCTCGCAGCAGCGGCAGACCTGGCTGGCTCGCGGCTACAAGAGCGGCAAGCTTTCGGATTGCAACACGCTGAGCGGCCCGATCTGA
- a CDS encoding TCR/Tet family MFS transporter has product MIDPKTARRGLALVFTTLLLDIIGFGMIMPVLPAYLRELTGVSISGAAIEGGWLFFVYAAMQFVFAPIMGGLSDRFGRRPILLASVLTFSIDNLICAVAWSYPMLFIGRVLAGISGASYSTTSAFIADISNDENRAKNFGLLGIAFGVGFVIGPVLGGLLGTFGPRVPFYFAAGLAFMNFLIALFLLPETLDDKHRRRFEWKRANPVGTLLQMRQYQGIGWIGLTFFLMTLGHMMYPAVWSFVSNYRYGWSEQQIGFSLGAFGLCGAIVMATVLPRVIPRLGEWKTAAIGLAFTALSAFGYAFASQGWMIYAVIVVGCLEALADPPLRSLAAAKVPPSAQGELQGAMTSIFSITSIITPLLYTAIFSWFTGPNAPVTFGGAPYLLGACFLTLAVIVFVTKVARPVARTNVATGVAEDGAQV; this is encoded by the coding sequence ATGATCGACCCCAAAACCGCCAGACGGGGCCTCGCGCTCGTCTTCACCACGCTGCTGCTCGACATTATCGGCTTCGGCATGATCATGCCGGTGCTGCCGGCCTATCTCAGGGAATTGACCGGGGTCAGCATCAGCGGAGCGGCGATCGAAGGCGGTTGGCTGTTCTTCGTCTATGCTGCCATGCAGTTCGTCTTCGCACCCATCATGGGCGGCTTGAGCGACCGGTTCGGGCGGCGGCCGATCCTGCTCGCCTCGGTGCTGACGTTTTCCATCGACAATCTCATCTGCGCCGTCGCATGGTCCTATCCCATGCTGTTCATCGGGCGTGTGCTGGCCGGCATTTCGGGCGCCAGCTATTCGACGACATCAGCCTTCATCGCCGACATCTCGAACGATGAGAACCGAGCCAAGAATTTCGGCCTGCTCGGCATCGCTTTCGGCGTCGGCTTCGTCATCGGGCCGGTTCTTGGCGGGCTGCTCGGCACGTTCGGACCACGCGTGCCGTTCTATTTCGCCGCCGGGCTTGCCTTCATGAATTTCCTCATTGCGCTGTTTTTGCTGCCGGAAACGCTCGATGACAAGCATCGCCGCCGCTTCGAGTGGAAGCGCGCCAACCCGGTCGGCACGCTCCTCCAGATGCGTCAGTACCAGGGCATCGGCTGGATCGGGCTCACCTTCTTCCTGATGACGCTCGGGCACATGATGTATCCGGCGGTCTGGTCGTTCGTTTCCAACTATCGTTATGGCTGGAGCGAGCAGCAGATCGGCTTCTCGCTCGGCGCCTTCGGCCTGTGCGGCGCGATCGTCATGGCGACGGTGCTGCCGCGCGTGATCCCCAGGCTTGGCGAGTGGAAGACGGCGGCAATCGGTCTTGCGTTCACCGCGCTCAGCGCCTTCGGCTACGCCTTCGCGTCGCAAGGCTGGATGATCTATGCGGTGATCGTCGTCGGCTGCCTCGAAGCGCTGGCCGACCCGCCGCTGAGGAGCCTCGCCGCCGCCAAGGTGCCGCCTTCGGCGCAGGGCGAGTTGCAGGGTGCGATGACGTCGATCTTCTCGATCACCTCGATCATCACACCGCTGCTCTACACGGCGATCTTTTCCTGGTTCACGGGGCCGAATGCGCCGGTGACCTTCGGCGGCGCGCCCTATCTGCTCGGCGCGTGCTTCCTGACGCTGGCGGTCATTGTCTTCGTCACGAAAGTGGCAAGGCCCGTGGCGCGCACGAATGTCGCCACCGGCGTCGCCGAAGATGGAGCACAGGTATGA
- a CDS encoding oxidoreductase yields MSHDSRIALTRDGLSLSRVVFGAWRLLDSAARPDADAVARLIGSAVDLGLTSFDHADIYGNYEVEAAFGAGLARWKGRRDSIELISKCDIMLASKNRPQNRLKHYDTSAAHIAASVDRSLANLHTDYLDLLLLHRPDPLMDADETAAALAGLVKAGKVRAVGVSNFTPSQFDLLASRLPFALATNQIEMSVLKTSALTDGSLDHAQRLAYAPMIWSPLGGGSLFTGKEGREARVRAALAAVAAEIGAGDLAAVAIAWLLRHPARLVPVLGSMKPERLAAMVKALDIVLDRQQWFAILEASEGRPVA; encoded by the coding sequence ATGAGCCATGACAGCCGCATTGCGCTCACCCGGGACGGACTGTCGCTGTCGCGCGTCGTCTTCGGCGCCTGGCGTCTGCTCGACAGCGCCGCCCGCCCGGATGCCGATGCGGTCGCGCGGCTGATCGGCAGCGCCGTCGATCTCGGCCTGACCAGCTTCGACCACGCCGACATCTACGGGAACTACGAGGTGGAAGCGGCCTTCGGCGCGGGATTGGCGCGCTGGAAAGGCAGGCGCGACAGCATCGAGCTGATCTCGAAATGCGATATCATGCTGGCCTCGAAGAACCGGCCGCAAAACCGGCTGAAGCACTACGATACCAGTGCCGCCCATATCGCGGCCTCGGTCGACCGCTCGCTAGCCAATCTACACACCGATTACCTCGACCTGTTGCTGCTGCACCGGCCGGATCCGCTGATGGACGCCGACGAGACGGCGGCAGCGCTGGCCGGGTTGGTCAAGGCGGGCAAGGTAAGGGCGGTCGGCGTCTCCAATTTCACGCCGTCACAGTTCGATCTGCTGGCCTCTCGGCTGCCGTTCGCGCTCGCCACCAACCAGATCGAGATGTCGGTGCTGAAGACCTCCGCATTGACCGATGGCAGCCTCGACCACGCCCAGCGCCTTGCCTATGCGCCGATGATCTGGTCGCCGCTCGGCGGCGGCTCGCTGTTCACCGGCAAGGAGGGGCGCGAGGCGCGGGTGCGGGCAGCACTCGCGGCAGTGGCAGCGGAAATCGGTGCCGGCGATCTGGCTGCCGTCGCCATCGCCTGGCTGCTGCGTCATCCGGCCCGACTGGTGCCGGTGCTGGGCTCGATGAAGCCGGAGCGGCTGGCCGCCATGGTCAAGGCGCTCGATATCGTGCTCGACCGCCAGCAATGGTTCGCCATCCTGGAGGCCAGCGAAGGCCGGCCGGTGGCGTGA
- the carA gene encoding glutamine-hydrolyzing carbamoyl-phosphate synthase small subunit: MATMTAPWTTEKPTALLVLADGTVIEGRGLGATGSAVAEVCFNTALTGYQEILTDPSYAGQIVTFTFPHIGNIGTNDEDIEDLNPAARAGAVGAVFKADVTNPSNYRAGTGLDQWLKKRGIVALSGIDTRALTALIREKGMPNAVIAHAPDGVFDLDDLKRRAAAWSGLIGLDLAKEVTSGQSSVWRETPWVWNEGFGEQAEPTMHVVAIDYGVKRNILRLLAGLGAKVTVVPAKTGAEEILAMQPDGIFLSNGPGDPEATGDYAVPVIQDLLKTDIPVFGICLGHQMLALALGGKTAKMHQGHHGANHPVKDHTTGKVEIVSMNHGFAVDADSLPSGVEETHVSLFDGSNCGITLTGRPVFSVQHHPEASPGPQDSHYLFRRFVNLIREKRGEELLAERA; the protein is encoded by the coding sequence ATGGCCACGATGACCGCCCCTTGGACCACTGAAAAACCGACCGCGCTGTTGGTGCTGGCCGACGGCACCGTCATCGAAGGTCGCGGCCTCGGCGCCACCGGCTCCGCTGTCGCCGAAGTCTGCTTCAACACGGCGCTCACCGGCTACCAGGAAATCCTCACCGACCCATCCTATGCCGGCCAGATCGTCACCTTCACCTTCCCGCATATCGGCAACATCGGCACCAATGACGAGGACATCGAGGACCTCAATCCGGCCGCCCGTGCCGGTGCCGTCGGCGCCGTGTTCAAGGCCGATGTCACCAACCCGTCCAACTACCGCGCCGGAACCGGTCTCGACCAGTGGCTGAAGAAGCGCGGCATCGTCGCCCTGTCGGGCATCGACACCCGCGCACTGACCGCGCTGATCCGTGAAAAGGGCATGCCCAACGCCGTCATCGCGCATGCGCCCGACGGCGTGTTCGACCTCGACGACCTGAAGCGGCGCGCCGCCGCATGGTCGGGCCTGATCGGGCTCGACCTCGCCAAGGAGGTCACGTCAGGCCAGTCCTCGGTCTGGCGCGAGACGCCCTGGGTGTGGAATGAAGGCTTTGGCGAACAGGCCGAGCCGACCATGCATGTCGTTGCCATCGACTACGGCGTCAAGCGCAACATATTGCGCCTGCTCGCCGGCCTTGGCGCCAAGGTCACCGTGGTGCCGGCCAAGACCGGCGCAGAGGAAATCCTCGCCATGCAGCCGGACGGCATCTTCCTCTCCAACGGCCCCGGCGACCCGGAGGCCACCGGCGACTATGCCGTGCCTGTCATCCAGGATCTGTTGAAAACCGACATCCCGGTGTTCGGCATCTGCCTCGGCCACCAGATGCTGGCGCTGGCGCTGGGCGGCAAGACCGCCAAGATGCATCAGGGCCATCACGGCGCCAACCATCCGGTCAAGGACCACACCACCGGCAAGGTCGAGATCGTCTCGATGAACCACGGCTTTGCCGTCGATGCCGACTCGCTGCCATCAGGCGTCGAGGAAACCCACGTCTCGCTGTTCGACGGCTCGAACTGCGGCATCACGCTCACCGGCCGGCCGGTGTTCTCGGTTCAGCATCACCCCGAAGCCTCACCCGGCCCACAGGATTCCCACTATCTGTTCCGCCGCTTCGTCAATTTGATCCGCGAAAAGCGCGGCGAGGAATTGCTGGCCGAACGGGCTTGA
- a CDS encoding GatB/YqeY domain-containing protein, giving the protein MRGKIAESLKSAMKAQDKHRLPTLRLIQAAIHDRDIANRGSAKEPASDEEILQILAKMVKQREESAKAFDEGKRPELAAQERGEMEIIRTFLPTQLDDAAIAAAAREAIAATGAASQKDMGKVIAALKQKYSGQMDFGKASGIVKGLLQ; this is encoded by the coding sequence ATGCGCGGCAAAATCGCCGAATCCCTGAAGAGCGCGATGAAGGCGCAGGACAAGCACCGGCTGCCGACATTGCGGCTGATCCAGGCCGCCATTCACGACCGCGACATCGCCAATCGCGGTTCGGCGAAGGAGCCGGCCAGCGACGAGGAAATCCTGCAGATCCTGGCCAAGATGGTGAAGCAGCGCGAGGAATCGGCCAAGGCCTTCGACGAGGGCAAGCGGCCGGAACTGGCCGCGCAGGAACGCGGCGAGATGGAGATCATCCGCACCTTCCTGCCGACGCAGTTGGACGATGCGGCCATCGCGGCTGCGGCGCGCGAGGCGATCGCAGCGACGGGAGCCGCCAGCCAGAAGGACATGGGCAAGGTGATCGCCGCGCTTAAGCAGAAATATTCCGGCCAGATGGATTTCGGCAAGGCGAGCGGCATCGTCAAGGGCCTGCTGCAGTAG